A stretch of Henckelia pumila isolate YLH828 chromosome 4, ASM3356847v2, whole genome shotgun sequence DNA encodes these proteins:
- the LOC140862271 gene encoding uncharacterized protein, with protein sequence MSTRNPLAVIFEQNKLTGANYTNWFRKLKIVLNSEKIFYVLEKAPPKTALTDVSAEELAKLDKWWDHDLKAKCYMQASMNDDIQRQFEDAVHAADIHRHLKELFGAQSRAERYATIKE encoded by the coding sequence aTGAGTACTCGTAATCCACTTGCTGTTATTtttgaacaaaacaaactgactggcgcaaattATACGAATTGGTTCCGCAAATTAAAGATTGTCCTGAattcggagaaaattttctacgtgttagaaaaggctcctcctaAGACAGCTCTGACAGATGTTTCTGCGGAGGAGTTGGCCAAATtagataaatggtgggaccatgatctaAAGGCCAAGTGTtacatgcaagcttcgatgAACGATGACATtcagaggcaatttgaggatgCGGTGCATGCAGCTGACATACATCGgcatctcaaagaactttttggagctcaatcgagagctgagagATATGCAACTATCAAAGAGTGA